In Blautia wexlerae DSM 19850, a single window of DNA contains:
- a CDS encoding corrinoid protein, giving the protein MSKINEVAELVEKGKAKLVGPAVQEAIDEGDDPVAILNDGMISAMSVVGEKFKNGEIFVPEMLVAARAMKKGVEVLKPHLASGSTGALGKVIIATVSGDLHDIGKNLVAMMIESAGFEVIDLGVDVPAAKIIECYKENPDVKIIALSALLTTTMPALKETVEALNAADFRGNIKVMVGGAPITEAFAEEIGADGYSDDAASAASLAKKLAA; this is encoded by the coding sequence ATGTCTAAGATAAATGAAGTTGCGGAATTAGTTGAAAAAGGGAAAGCGAAATTAGTAGGACCGGCTGTACAGGAAGCCATTGATGAGGGTGATGATCCGGTTGCGATTCTGAATGATGGTATGATCAGTGCGATGTCTGTAGTTGGTGAGAAATTCAAAAATGGTGAGATCTTTGTTCCGGAGATGCTGGTTGCAGCTCGTGCTATGAAGAAAGGTGTTGAGGTTCTGAAACCGCATCTGGCATCTGGTTCTACAGGTGCACTTGGTAAGGTTATCATTGCTACGGTTTCCGGTGACCTTCATGATATTGGTAAGAATCTGGTTGCCATGATGATCGAGAGTGCCGGATTTGAGGTGATCGATCTTGGAGTCGATGTTCCGGCGGCTAAGATTATTGAGTGCTATAAAGAGAATCCGGATGTTAAGATCATTGCTCTTTCTGCGCTGCTGACTACTACTATGCCGGCTCTGAAGGAGACTGTTGAGGCGTTGAATGCGGCGGATTTCAGAGGTAATATTAAGGTTATGGTTGGCGGAGCGCCGATTACAGAGGCTTTTGCTGAGGAAATTGGTGCTGACGGATATTCTGATGATGCGGCTAGTGCGGCTTCACTGGCTAAGAAGTTGGCGGCTTGA
- a CDS encoding methyltetrahydrofolate cobalamin methyltransferase → MIIIGEKINGSIPIVAEAIAKRDSEFIKARAKLQAESGATYIDCCASVPEAEEVETLKWMIVCIQEVTDLPISIDSPSPDVLAQAYKFCKKPGIFNSVSGEGHKIDTIFPIMAEPGNEGWQVIALLSDNTGIPKCAADRLKVFDKIMAKAKEYGIAPDRIHIDPLVEMLCTSEDGIATNIETITSVREQYPTIHITAAISNISFNLPVRKLINYGFLVLAMNAGLDSGIMDPTNKDMLGLVYATEALLGLDDYCMEYIGAYREGLIGTTKKK, encoded by the coding sequence ATGATTATTATTGGTGAGAAAATTAATGGTTCTATCCCGATCGTTGCAGAAGCGATCGCGAAAAGAGACTCTGAATTTATTAAAGCAAGAGCAAAGCTTCAGGCGGAAAGCGGAGCTACTTATATTGACTGTTGCGCTTCTGTTCCGGAAGCGGAAGAAGTGGAAACATTGAAATGGATGATCGTCTGTATCCAGGAGGTTACAGATCTTCCGATCTCAATTGACAGCCCGAGTCCGGATGTTCTGGCACAGGCTTATAAGTTCTGTAAGAAACCTGGAATTTTTAACTCTGTATCAGGAGAGGGACATAAGATTGATACGATTTTCCCGATCATGGCTGAGCCGGGAAATGAGGGATGGCAGGTAATTGCGCTGCTGAGTGACAATACAGGTATTCCGAAATGTGCAGCAGACCGTCTGAAAGTTTTTGACAAGATCATGGCGAAAGCGAAAGAGTACGGAATTGCTCCGGACAGGATTCACATTGATCCGCTGGTTGAGATGCTTTGTACTTCTGAGGATGGTATTGCAACGAATATTGAGACGATTACAAGTGTACGTGAGCAGTATCCGACCATTCATATTACGGCAGCAATCAGTAATATTTCCTTTAATCTGCCGGTTCGTAAGCTGATTAATTACGGGTTCCTGGTACTGGCAATGAATGCAGGACTGGACAGTGGAATTATGGATCCGACAAATAAGGATATGCTTGGACTAGTTTATGCAACAGAAGCATTACTTGGTCTGGATGATTATTGTATGGAATATATAGGGGCTTACAGAGAAGGCTTAATTGGTACAACAAAGAAGAAGTAG
- a CDS encoding vanillate--corrinoid protein methyltransferase — MLTPKQNMLEVIKGGNPDRFVNQYEAVQLLFHPFMFTNPLLQPGQENVVNAWGVTNTFPKGVPGSFPVHTPDKIVVKDIEDWKDYVHAPSLKFTQDQWDMVKAQYDAVDGEQAFKAAFVAPGLFEQTHHLCEISNALVYYITNPDEMHDLIKYLTEWELELAEGICSNLHPDALFHHDDWGGLDSTFMSPAMFDEFLLEPYKEIYGYYHSHGVELVIHHSDSYAATLVPSMIEMGIDVWQGCMETNNLPELIRKYGGKISFMGGIENRAVDFEGWTDENCDAVVRRVCEECGNKYFIPCIAQGGPGSVYPGVYKSLCDSIDKLNEEKFGIKASESTRLPWQIMF; from the coding sequence ATGTTAACACCGAAACAGAATATGCTGGAAGTTATAAAAGGCGGAAATCCTGACAGATTTGTTAATCAGTATGAAGCAGTACAGCTTCTTTTTCATCCGTTTATGTTTACAAACCCGCTGCTTCAGCCGGGTCAGGAAAATGTAGTGAATGCATGGGGGGTAACCAATACTTTCCCGAAAGGAGTTCCGGGTTCTTTTCCTGTACATACTCCTGACAAGATCGTGGTAAAGGATATTGAAGACTGGAAAGACTATGTACATGCACCGTCTTTGAAATTTACCCAGGATCAGTGGGATATGGTGAAGGCTCAGTATGATGCAGTTGACGGAGAACAGGCATTTAAAGCAGCTTTCGTTGCACCGGGATTATTTGAGCAGACTCATCATCTGTGTGAGATCAGTAATGCGTTGGTTTATTATATTACTAATCCGGATGAAATGCATGATCTGATCAAATATCTGACAGAGTGGGAACTGGAACTTGCTGAAGGTATCTGTTCCAACCTTCATCCTGATGCATTATTCCATCATGATGACTGGGGTGGACTGGACAGTACATTTATGAGTCCTGCAATGTTTGATGAATTTTTACTTGAGCCATATAAAGAAATTTACGGATATTATCACAGTCATGGCGTTGAGCTGGTTATCCATCATTCTGACAGTTACGCAGCAACACTGGTTCCTTCTATGATTGAGATGGGGATCGATGTATGGCAGGGATGTATGGAAACCAATAATCTTCCGGAACTGATCAGGAAATATGGCGGAAAGATCAGCTTCATGGGCGGTATCGAAAATCGTGCAGTTGATTTTGAGGGCTGGACAGATGAGAATTGTGATGCAGTGGTACGTCGTGTCTGCGAAGAATGTGGAAACAAATACTTTATTCCATGTATCGCTCAGGGTGGCCCTGGTTCTGTTTATCCGGGTGTTTATAAATCTCTCTGTGATTCCATTGACAAGCTGAATGAAGAGAAATTTGGCATTAAGGCATCTGAATCTACAAGGCTTCCATGGCAGATTATGTTCTAA
- a CDS encoding serine hydrolase, with the protein MFSKKLLIPLLSLSLLVTPAYSSHAAENAEAAGTSVEGQGMLSPSSSSESSESVFNGSGAGTSSEPVTDEKLETILKQVQSQLPAENGTWAVFISDLVNGTEGSLNDQKMQAASLIKLYIMGAVYENYDQITGQYGRDSVDSNLYSMITVSDNDAANTLTTYLGGGDSAAGMQAVNSFCQAHGYDQTHMGRMLLASNENDDNYTSVGDCGHLLQEIYKQDTSGYTHATDMFNLLKAQTRCNKIPAQLPEGVKTANKTGELDNVENDAGIIYDSKNDVVIVFMSQNLSSAGSAQNTIATLSRTIYDYYN; encoded by the coding sequence ATGTTTTCAAAAAAATTATTAATACCTCTGCTATCGCTCAGCCTTCTTGTTACTCCTGCATACAGCAGTCATGCTGCTGAAAATGCAGAGGCCGCGGGAACATCCGTAGAAGGTCAGGGAATGCTTTCCCCTTCTTCATCTTCAGAGAGTTCTGAAAGCGTCTTTAACGGTTCCGGGGCAGGCACATCTTCAGAACCGGTCACAGATGAGAAACTGGAGACAATTTTAAAACAGGTTCAGAGTCAGCTTCCTGCTGAAAACGGAACCTGGGCTGTTTTCATATCCGATCTTGTAAATGGAACCGAGGGCAGTCTTAATGATCAGAAAATGCAGGCTGCAAGCCTGATCAAGCTCTATATCATGGGAGCTGTCTACGAGAATTATGATCAGATAACCGGACAATACGGCAGGGATTCTGTAGACTCCAATCTGTACTCCATGATCACAGTCAGCGATAACGATGCAGCCAATACCCTGACAACTTATCTTGGCGGCGGTGATTCCGCAGCAGGTATGCAGGCTGTCAACAGTTTCTGCCAGGCACATGGCTATGACCAGACTCACATGGGACGTATGCTCCTTGCCAGCAATGAGAATGATGATAACTACACATCTGTAGGAGACTGTGGTCATCTCCTGCAGGAGATTTATAAACAGGATACATCCGGCTACACCCATGCCACTGATATGTTTAATCTGCTCAAGGCACAGACACGCTGTAACAAAATTCCCGCACAGCTTCCGGAAGGAGTCAAAACCGCAAATAAAACCGGAGAACTTGACAACGTGGAAAATGATGCCGGAATCATCTATGATTCCAAAAATGACGTAGTAATCGTATTTATGTCCCAGAATCTCTCAAGCGCCGGTTCCGCACAGAATACGATCGCTACCTTAAGCAGAACGATTTACGATTACTATAATTAA
- a CDS encoding SH3 domain-containing protein: protein MKKRKNIAIPMILAATIAAVSVPCSSQIVMASDTYQVGVSKGYLALRSAMAYDSSNEIGELYSGDTVEVTEYTTSDYWYVYSPKLNLSGYVNNDYLYFLSSQPTSSSGSYTVSVAKGYLALRSAKAYDSSNEIGQLYSGDTVTVSDSSDPQYWYVYSPKLNLSGYVNKDYLYYSGDTAASAQSSSGDSRTVSVAKGYLALRSAKAYDSSNEIGQLYSGDTVQLIDTSDSQYWYVYSQKLGKNGYVNKDYLIGGTTTYATRTVSVATGYLALRSAKAYDSSNEIGQLYSGDTVQLVDTTDAQYWYIYSQKLCKYGYVNKDYLY from the coding sequence ATGAAAAAAAGAAAAAATATTGCAATTCCCATGATTCTTGCAGCTACGATTGCTGCTGTATCTGTACCCTGCAGCTCACAGATCGTTATGGCATCTGACACTTATCAGGTAGGTGTAAGTAAAGGGTATCTGGCTCTGCGCTCTGCCATGGCTTATGATTCCTCCAACGAGATCGGCGAGCTGTATTCCGGTGATACTGTTGAAGTTACAGAATATACCACCAGTGATTACTGGTACGTCTATTCTCCAAAACTGAACTTATCCGGATACGTAAATAACGATTACCTGTATTTCCTCTCATCACAGCCGACAAGTTCGTCCGGTTCTTATACTGTCAGTGTTGCCAAAGGTTATCTGGCTCTGCGTTCTGCAAAGGCTTATGACTCTTCCAACGAGATCGGACAGTTATACTCCGGTGATACAGTAACAGTTTCTGACAGCAGTGATCCTCAGTACTGGTATGTCTATTCTCCGAAACTGAACTTATCCGGCTATGTAAATAAAGATTACTTATATTACAGTGGCGATACTGCTGCCAGTGCACAGAGTTCTTCCGGAGATTCAAGGACTGTCAGTGTTGCCAAGGGTTATCTGGCTCTGCGTTCCGCAAAAGCTTATGATTCCTCCAATGAGATCGGACAGCTGTATTCCGGCGATACAGTTCAGCTTATCGACACCAGCGATTCCCAGTACTGGTACGTTTACTCTCAGAAGTTAGGAAAAAACGGATATGTAAATAAAGATTATCTGATTGGCGGAACAACCACATATGCCACCAGAACAGTCAGTGTTGCTACCGGTTATCTGGCTCTGCGCTCTGCGAAGGCTTACGACTCTTCCAACGAGATCGGACAGTTATATTCCGGCGATACAGTTCAGCTTGTGGATACAACTGATGCACAGTACTGGTATATTTACTCCCAGAAACTCTGCAAATATGGTTATGTAAATAAAGATTATTTATATTAA
- a CDS encoding Ldh family oxidoreductase, producing MGYVKWSYDTLNTFCHDVFRKFGFNEEETNIIKDVLLTADLYGIESHGMQRMVRYDKGIEKGTIHPDAKPEVVFETPVSAVIDGHDGMGQLISHFAMEKAIEKAKKTGVGFVSVRNSNHFGIAGYYAEMASKQGLLGMACTNSEAIMVPTFGRKAMLGSNPIAVAMPAEPYPFLFDCSTTVVTRGKLEMYNKMGKPLPQGWALGANGQESTDAPDVLANIVAKKGGGIMPLGGNKEVNGSHKGYGYGMLCEIFSSIFSMGVTSDKCCTFKDKTGICHGFAAIDPAIFGNADDIRAHFSEYLETLRQSPKAEGAEQIYTHGEKEVFAEKERRENGIPVNDNTMVELANLCNYLKVDFGSYFKGYELPKDSKFFSGNY from the coding sequence ATGGGATATGTAAAATGGAGTTATGACACATTAAATACTTTTTGCCACGACGTATTTCGTAAATTTGGTTTTAATGAAGAAGAGACGAATATCATCAAGGATGTTTTGCTTACCGCGGATCTGTACGGGATTGAAAGCCATGGAATGCAGAGAATGGTAAGATATGATAAAGGAATTGAGAAGGGAACCATCCATCCGGATGCGAAACCTGAGGTCGTATTTGAGACACCTGTATCAGCAGTGATCGACGGACATGACGGTATGGGACAGCTGATTTCCCATTTTGCAATGGAGAAAGCTATTGAGAAGGCGAAGAAAACAGGTGTTGGATTTGTATCTGTAAGAAACTCCAATCATTTCGGTATTGCAGGATATTATGCGGAAATGGCTTCAAAACAGGGCTTACTTGGTATGGCATGTACCAACTCGGAAGCAATCATGGTACCTACCTTTGGACGAAAAGCAATGCTTGGTTCCAATCCCATTGCAGTGGCAATGCCGGCAGAACCTTATCCATTCCTTTTTGACTGCTCCACAACAGTAGTTACCAGAGGAAAACTGGAAATGTATAATAAGATGGGAAAACCACTTCCACAGGGCTGGGCTCTGGGAGCAAATGGTCAGGAAAGCACAGATGCCCCGGATGTACTTGCCAATATTGTTGCCAAGAAGGGCGGCGGAATCATGCCACTTGGCGGTAATAAAGAGGTAAACGGAAGTCATAAGGGTTACGGTTATGGAATGCTCTGCGAGATTTTCAGCTCCATCTTTTCCATGGGTGTTACTTCTGATAAATGCTGTACATTTAAAGACAAGACAGGTATCTGTCATGGATTTGCTGCCATTGATCCCGCAATCTTCGGAAATGCCGATGATATCAGGGCGCATTTTTCCGAATATCTGGAAACTCTTCGTCAGAGTCCAAAGGCAGAAGGCGCAGAGCAGATTTATACTCATGGTGAGAAGGAAGTATTTGCAGAAAAAGAGCGCAGAGAGAATGGCATTCCTGTAAATGACAACACTATGGTTGAGCTTGCCAACCTCTGCAATTATCTGAAGGTTGATTTTGGCTCTTACTTCAAGGGCTATGAACTGCCGAAGGACAGTAAGTTCTTTAGTGGTAATTATTAA
- the nudC gene encoding NAD(+) diphosphatase: MIQDIAPHTYHNEYKSSAPDKNSFILAYEKGSILLPHQEREADIYFPRFQDLEEKVSDLYSKYIYLFSIDDQRFYLIPELDTTLLPDYEFQDIRNLRTARPQHLAFAGVTGHQLFQWYSKRRFCGCCGKPMLHSQKERMMECPSCGNQEYPVLCPAVIVGITNGDKIILSKYEGRRFKRYALIAGFAEIGETIEETVHREVMEEVDLKVKNLRYYKSQPWSFSGTLLFGFFCDVDGDDTLTVDHEELSMAQWVERDKIPDQGNNISLTKEMMMLFRDGKEPR; encoded by the coding sequence ATGATTCAGGACATCGCACCACATACTTATCACAACGAATACAAATCTTCTGCCCCGGATAAGAACAGTTTTATCCTTGCCTACGAAAAAGGCAGTATTCTTCTTCCACATCAGGAACGGGAAGCAGATATTTATTTTCCACGTTTTCAGGATCTGGAGGAAAAAGTTTCAGATCTCTACAGCAAGTATATTTATCTGTTTTCTATCGATGATCAGCGTTTCTATCTGATCCCGGAATTGGATACCACCCTTCTTCCAGATTATGAATTCCAGGATATACGAAATCTTCGGACAGCCCGGCCACAGCATCTGGCGTTTGCAGGAGTTACAGGACATCAGCTTTTCCAGTGGTACAGCAAGCGCCGGTTCTGCGGCTGCTGTGGAAAACCAATGCTGCACAGCCAAAAAGAACGTATGATGGAATGCCCTTCCTGCGGCAATCAGGAGTACCCTGTCCTGTGTCCTGCAGTAATCGTAGGAATCACAAACGGAGATAAAATCATTCTTTCCAAATATGAGGGCCGCAGATTTAAGCGTTACGCCCTTATCGCAGGCTTTGCAGAAATCGGAGAAACCATTGAAGAAACTGTTCACAGAGAAGTAATGGAGGAAGTTGACCTTAAGGTAAAGAATCTCCGCTATTACAAAAGCCAGCCATGGTCCTTCAGCGGTACCCTGCTTTTCGGATTCTTCTGTGATGTGGACGGCGATGATACCCTGACCGTTGACCATGAAGAGCTCTCCATGGCACAGTGGGTAGAACGTGACAAAATCCCGGATCAGGGCAATAATATCAGCCTGACCAAGGAAATGATGATGCTCTTCCGTGATGGAAAAGAACCCAGATAA
- a CDS encoding DnaJ C-terminal domain-containing protein — translation MLKRDYYEVLGVNKNADAATIKKAYRKLAKKYHPDSNEGNASAAEHFKEVNEAYDVLSDEKKRKLYDQFGHAAFEEGAGNYGNAQGSPFGSGFSGAQGNPFGGGFHGSYSDGNGYHEYHFENGEDMDDILKNIFGGGFKKSKSSGGFGSSGFGGSGFHGSGFGGFGSNGTDGFGSGFGGSYSSKGEDLHAEVTVSFDEAAFGGKKVIRLQSSNGGVQNYEVNIPAGIESGKSIRLKGKGYPGVGGGEAGDLLLKINVQDKPGYKREGRDVYTTVNIPFTTAVFGGEAKVHTIYGDVLCNIKPGTQSGTKIRLRGKGIVAMNNPSVHGDEYATVQIEVPTNLTPEARRKLKEFEQECNGSRRSRGFGSGSAA, via the coding sequence ATATTGAAAAGAGATTACTATGAAGTTCTTGGCGTGAACAAAAACGCAGATGCAGCAACGATTAAGAAAGCATACAGAAAACTGGCAAAGAAATATCATCCGGACAGTAATGAGGGAAATGCTTCGGCAGCAGAGCATTTTAAGGAAGTAAATGAAGCCTATGATGTTCTGAGTGATGAGAAGAAACGTAAACTGTATGACCAGTTTGGCCACGCTGCTTTTGAAGAAGGCGCCGGTAATTATGGAAATGCACAGGGCAGCCCGTTTGGCAGTGGCTTTAGCGGAGCACAGGGCAATCCTTTTGGCGGCGGTTTCCATGGCTCGTACAGTGATGGCAATGGTTATCATGAATATCATTTTGAAAATGGCGAAGATATGGATGATATCTTAAAGAACATCTTTGGTGGTGGATTTAAGAAGAGTAAATCATCAGGTGGTTTTGGAAGCAGCGGCTTCGGTGGCAGTGGATTTCACGGAAGTGGTTTTGGCGGATTCGGAAGTAACGGAACGGATGGCTTCGGCAGTGGCTTTGGCGGTTCTTACAGCAGTAAAGGTGAGGATCTTCATGCAGAGGTTACTGTCAGCTTTGATGAAGCTGCTTTTGGCGGTAAGAAGGTTATTCGCCTGCAGAGCAGCAACGGTGGTGTCCAGAATTATGAAGTCAATATTCCGGCAGGTATTGAATCCGGTAAGTCTATCAGACTTAAAGGAAAAGGATATCCGGGAGTGGGCGGAGGTGAAGCCGGTGACCTGCTTCTGAAAATAAATGTTCAGGATAAACCGGGATATAAACGGGAAGGCAGAGATGTGTACACAACTGTAAATATCCCATTTACAACAGCAGTATTTGGCGGTGAGGCAAAGGTTCACACCATTTACGGTGATGTTCTTTGTAACATTAAACCAGGTACTCAGTCCGGAACGAAGATACGTCTGAGAGGCAAAGGTATCGTTGCAATGAATAATCCGTCGGTACACGGTGATGAATATGCAACTGTACAGATTGAAGTTCCGACAAATCTGACACCGGAAGCAAGACGGAAACTGAAAGAATTTGAGCAGGAATGTAATGGAAGCCGCAGAAGCCGTGGATTTGGCAGCGGGAGTGCGGCGTGA
- a CDS encoding Hsp20/alpha crystallin family protein, which produces MLMPSIFGENLFDDFFGDFPFYYDDRAMKDAEKKLYGHKANHVMKTDIKEMNNGYELIVDLPGFKKDEVHAALENGYLTISAEKGLDKDEKEKETGRYIRRERYAGACSRSFYVGKEVHQDDIKAEFKHGILTLFVPKKEAKPAVEQKHSISIEG; this is translated from the coding sequence ATGTTAATGCCTAGTATTTTTGGAGAAAATTTATTTGATGACTTTTTTGGAGATTTCCCATTTTATTATGATGACAGAGCAATGAAAGATGCAGAGAAGAAACTTTATGGACATAAAGCAAATCATGTAATGAAAACTGATATCAAGGAAATGAATAACGGATACGAACTGATTGTAGATCTTCCAGGATTTAAGAAAGATGAAGTTCATGCAGCACTTGAAAATGGTTATCTGACCATCAGTGCAGAGAAAGGTCTGGATAAAGATGAGAAGGAAAAAGAGACAGGACGTTATATCCGCAGAGAACGTTATGCAGGTGCCTGCAGTCGTAGCTTCTATGTAGGTAAAGAAGTACATCAGGACGACATCAAAGCAGAATTCAAACATGGTATCCTGACATTATTTGTTCCGAAGAAAGAAGCAAAGCCAGCAGTGGAACAGAAGCACAGCATCTCCATTGAAGGATAA
- a CDS encoding Hsp20/alpha crystallin family protein yields MLMPSIFGENLFDDFFGDFPFYYDDRAMKDTEKKLYGRRASHIMKTDIKETDKGYELVVDLPGFTKDEVKADLENGYLTISAEKGLDKDEQEKETGRYIRKERYAGACSRSFYVGKEVEKEDIKAEFKHGILTLFVPKKEAKPAVEQKKTIAIEG; encoded by the coding sequence ATGTTGATGCCTAGTATTTTTGGAGAAAATTTATTTGATGACTTTTTTGGAGATTTTCCATTTTATTATGATGACAGAGCAATGAAAGATACAGAGAAGAAACTTTACGGACGCAGAGCCAGCCATATAATGAAAACCGATATCAAGGAAACTGATAAAGGCTATGAACTGGTCGTAGATCTTCCGGGATTTACCAAAGATGAAGTAAAGGCTGATCTGGAGAATGGTTATCTGACTATCAGTGCAGAGAAAGGTCTGGATAAAGATGAGCAGGAAAAAGAGACAGGACGTTATATCCGTAAGGAACGTTACGCAGGTGCCTGCAGCCGTAGCTTCTATGTAGGTAAAGAAGTTGAGAAAGAAGACATTAAAGCAGAATTCAAACATGGTATCCTCACATTATTTGTACCAAAGAAAGAAGCAAAACCAGCAGTAGAACAGAAGAAAACAATTGCCATTGAAGGCTGA